The genomic interval AGTAAGAAAAGCGATGAGTACTTAACTATCGTACTTTCTCTAATCACTTGAATGAAGTAAAATCAAACTGGAAATGTGACTGATTTGCCATCGagtgtttatatatttcatcTCTTCAACCAGAAAGTTAGCCTCGTAAGATAGACCGTTTATATGGGTCATGGACAATACAGGCATACAACGGTGGGCACCTAGCATTCCTACCTGTGTTGGGAAAAATGGTCGCAGTATTTAGGATGCTCGAGAGTTTGTCAATATCTTCCTTCAGTGTGTTCATCTTCCAGTTCCCCACCACCGTGAAGGTCCTCGGGGCTGTCATGGCGCTTCAGGAGTCCAGACAGCGGTGGTAGTGTTTCCCGTGTGTCTTCCTGCCGCGTTGTGTGAGCGTCAGCGTGTTGCGCGGGGTATTTGTCCCACCGCCTGAAAATTCAAGGCTACGGCACTTCATTCGGGTGAAATGTAAtcgattttcctttttttttttttttttatctttttaatgtTACGTTTATATGACTTGATAAGTGAGATATAcgtgttccgtgtgtgtgtacgtgcgtgtgtgtgtgtgtgaatgagacagagagagagagagagagagagagagagagagagagagagagagagagagagagagagagagagagagagtctttctcAGAGAATACTATTTTCCTGAGGGATATATGTCAAATAAAGCCATCTTCCCTGGCGATCTTTGAAACCTAACTCAAGATGTTCACATTAGTCAGCGTCACTCCATTCctgtcatttccttcctttgctatCACGACGCGGATGTGTCAAAACGTTTGTGGTTCTGGGGCGCAGGTTGCTGCATGATTAATGTAAGAATGTtttaatttttaaaattttatttatttatttatttattttttgtaaatgtGTATCACTGGGAGGAACGCCAATGGGAAACCAATGGTGGTCTTTGAAATTATTCCTTTTGAAAATCTGAAGTGATATCTTGAACATACCATCCTAAGGACTCGTGTctcaaatcagagagagagagagagagagagagagagagagagagagagagagagagagagagagagagagagagagagagagagagagagagagagatagtgtggACAACAGGAAATTACGTGGTCTTCatgaaataaaacttaaaaactTCATGAAATAAAACTTATGTACAGCCTATACAACAATTAGACACCACGTGAATTCATCTGTATGGTGACAAATGACAAGTGTAAGACTGCTGCTCTGACTGCTGCTGACCTGACTGCTGCTCTGGCGGTCAAGCACATAGCCGTCTTTTACGAGCACAAGCAAGAATACTTGTTAGCAAAAATAATTACTAGAAGAGCAAAGCTAATGATGCAAGACTTTTCGCCACAAAAATAGAATTATAGAAGTAAGGCGAATAATATTACACAAGAAAGATGAAATGGGAAATAGACGCCGCGCCTGTTAGCCGTTGTAGAAGCCGTGAGTTGTCAAGAGAAAACGCAACGTTGTTCTCTGCTCATTACTCAGGTGATGTGAATTACTGAATTGTTAGCTAGAggcgcgccacacacacacacacacacacacacacacacacacacacacacacacatacttcctTTATAGTTCTGGTAACAATGAGTTTAGATAATGTAAtcttcaaaaaaaataaaaaaaaaaaaaaaaaataaataaataaataaaaatataaaaaaataaaataaaaataaattaatctcTGAGTGCAAGTAAGATATCATTATTTGAAGTTCACATCCTGGTAAATAACCTCGAATTTCTTCCACTGATATGGTTGTTTTTTGTTAACActcaacattgcaaaaaaaaaaaaaaaaaagatgcatggGCACGAAGAGGGAATAGATtaattttactttatattttatgGCTACAGAATTACATAACATATTGTAGTGCAAAAGTGTGACAAAATTAAGGtaattactggaaaaaaaaggtttaGAAGTGAAAGGGCTAAATTCCCCGCATATGAAGCATTTAATCTTATCTATgacattttcatttctttatttctttatctacgTGTGAGGGAGACtggccaaacacacacacacacacacacacacacacacacacacacagataaccgGTTAAAGAGTCAAAGAAAGAGTCAAAAGAAATCGGACAATTTAGTTTCCAGAAGTGGCTTGGTACTTTTAAAACAGCTCAAATcgtagggaaaaaaagaaagaaaaaaaaaagatcgagcatttcagagtttaccagtgaaaaggatgaaggacagaagatactggttaacactCGTATTAGACCCGTAACAGGAACATCATTACAGCATAAGGTGAGGCAGCGCAAAATAGTACATACTGAGGCAAACAGTCATGCGCGTCTTGGTCTGCCGGGCGGCACTCGAGGCTGGACTCTTGACAGTAATTAGGGAAACAAACCACATGCCCTCGGCTGCTGATGTAGAGGAATGCAGCGTGACAGTATTCAGGTAGCGTCGACTCGACACTTGAAGGCCTGTATCGTGGTGGATCGGCGCAGTGATGGGGAGGGGTTAGGtggtgaggcagagagagagagagagagagagagagtactacatATTTCTCACACTTAgcaggaatgaaaaagaaaaagggaaaattgaaaaagaaaccCTTTAAGAAACTCTTTCTGCTTCCTCAGGACACTGATGACGTCACTCCCTCACATCTCGTCATCACCAAAACTTCCCAAACAATCGCCGagcaggaaattaagtgtttagTGTTCTTAATTCCtaacccccaaacacacacacacacatacacacacacacacttacgcacacgcacacgcatacgtacacgcacacacacacataagcacagTTAATAAATTGAGAACATTAAAATTTAAATTTTGAGGGTTTTGCCACCCGTCACTCACCAGCCAGCCTGGTAACCAGCCATCTCTTTCTCACAagtattccctccctccttcaccagtCAGAGGAAGGGAATCCACATTGTCCTGCAACTCAGCTGTTAATTACAAGGATTTCTGTGTATCTTTTACATCTTATTCATTACTTATCTTATTCATTACTCAGttcctttctgtttatttatttatttatttatttatttatttattttgtgtgtgtgtgtgtgtgtgtgtgtgttcctaatGAAATGATGGTCAGACACTCCATAAAAGTTTCTCGGTGGGTGCATGAGGGAAGCGGCCAGGAACGCATCCTCATTCATCCTATGTTATTTATAAACGCATCCTCATTCACCCTATGTTATTTATAATGAATTCGGTATACAATAGTTCACTTCACGATTACGTTGTTCCGAACGTAACATAATCGTATAGCGAGGAACAGTGTACTTACTAACGGATTTTAATTTACTGAGAGAAAATTTTTAGAAAAGATGTCTTTGCGCTGAGGATTAAAATACGAGACGGATTCGGATATTTATGCGAATACACGATATTTTCAAACCTTTCCGAGATTTCCCGTCAAGACTCTCCATGATTTCCTTCTGTAGGGATTCCCGCCAGTTATGGGATAGCGGAGATAATGGGTTCTCTCTCTCCGAGTGTGTTCTGGTTCATGCATTTGTAATTCAGCCAAGTTTAGGGAATTTTTGTGGTGCGTCTTTTAGCGACACTCTCCTTTCTGAGGCAGGAACAATCGTCACTTGTACATACCATAACTAGGATTGTTGATTATGAAAGGGAGTAAtttattaaattattaattGCATGATaaggataattctctctctctctctctctctctctctctctctctctctctctctctctctctctctctctctctctctctcagtaaaccTTGCTGGGTGGTATAGTTGTTCATAATGTTATTGCGTAAACTAATTcgcaaagaaaatagaaaaaatatattaccatttatttatcttcgtcATATACAGAATGAATTATTAGTATAAATGAGTCTATAATAAATTTGCTGCATAAGCAACGATTACACCAAAATAGATACATGATAAATATACAAGAGGCTCTACATCAGAGCTGGCTCGCTCAGACGCTGATCGCCTCCCGGCCTCCATCAGAGAAGTAAGAGATCAGCCTGGACACGTGGGAACCGCCAGCGTTGATGATGTCCACGATGTCCGGCTTGAGCGCGGCGCTGCCGACCAGGAACCCGTCCACGTCCCTCAGCCGCGCCAGCTCCTCACAGTTACCAGAGGACACCGATCCTGCGTAGATGAGGCGCGTGCTGTCGGCGACATCGTTGCTCACGTTCTGCCGCAGCCACTCCCGGATCATGGCCATGGCCTCCTGCACCTGGGCCGGCGTGGCCAGCACCCCCGTGTTGCTGGCCCACAGCGCCTCGAAGGCCACCACCACGCGGGACCAGTCGGAGATGGATGCCGCCAGGGACTCCATCTGTGCGGCCAGAACCTGCTGTGTGAGGCCCTCATCGCGGTCTGCCTTCGTCTCGCACACACACGCCACAATCTGCAACAGCCTCCGTCTTAGTCCTCCCgcccaccttcctccctctgttATTGACCACCCACTCCTTCGTGTCGTCATTAGGATCCGCCTTTGACGCCTCTCGCTCAACCACCTACCTTGAGTCCTGCTTTCTGGGCGTGGGCCACCTTCTGGCCGATCAACTCGTCACACTCCTGGAACAACGTCCGCCTCTCGGGATGGCCCAGTATCACCCACTCGCACCCGCAGTCCTGGATCATGGCTGGCGAGATCTCGCCGCTGAAGTTCCCTTTCGCCTCCTGCcgcacacaacaacacaagtcATCAGTATCCTGACGGTGTCGCCACACGCAGGAGGCATCACGCAACACACTCACTGACCTCCATGTCAGCCCGACaaccacacactcaccttgaAGCAGTTCTGCGCCGCCACGCCGATGGTGGGCGGCAGCTGTTGGCGGGCGTACTCCAGGTAGCACGACGGACACCCAACCACCACCTCTGTTGGGGCGAGACAACCAGTGCAACAGTCAGTCTTAACACCAAAGCTTGTCATTATATATCAGCCGCATTGATACAGTACACGTATTCACTGTGTTGCTGACAGTGTAAAGGGAACTGACCTGTGTGTTTGGAGAGGGAAGCAGCGGTCATCATCTTAACAATGCCGTCGATGCGCGCCTTGTCAACGTTCATCTTCCAGTTGCCGATCACGAAAAATCTCTTGGAGCCAACCATTTTGAGTGCAAAGGGAGAGGCGTTGCGACTGTCTGTTGTTGTGGCGAGGCCAAAGGTGGCTGAGAGTGTGTGGCTGTCCTGGTGCGGCGGTCGTTTTATATCAGTACGCCTTCAGGATGTAAAGGTTGCCACCAGTTTCCTTGCCGAAAAACTGTCTTCCGCCCGTGATGAATGAAAGGTATATGTTGAGCCAATGACGCAGGGACTAATTTTCCTTCCCGTACCGGTGTAAGGAAGTGATAATTATCGTTTTGAGAAACAAAACCGCTGTCGGCGTGCTGGCAGTCATAAGATGGTGTCAGTAGCCGTGAAAACCATGTCGTATGACTAATAACCATACTGATAACACTTGCCCACAACAAGAAATGCTTAGTTATCAAAACACCACCTTGTCCTTTTCACTCTTCTTGAATTATCCTTTGAATCGTTCATAGCACTTTTAAATTTTAGGTGAAGATCTGACCTTGGGTCTATGCTTTCATTTCGCACTCGTCGAGGTACTTACCAGCATGTTCTCCTTCAGACGGACAGACGTGGGTAAAGTATGAGCCTAGAGGAGAGACcgagggaatgaaagagtgagtgaTGCTAAGAAATAATAAGAGCGAAGGCAGTGTGGACCAGGAGTAAGG from Scylla paramamosain isolate STU-SP2022 chromosome 6, ASM3559412v1, whole genome shotgun sequence carries:
- the LOC135101642 gene encoding triosephosphate isomerase-like; translation: MVGSKRFFVIGNWKMNVDKARIDGIVKMMTAASLSKHTEVVVGCPSCYLEYARQQLPPTIGVAAQNCFKEAKGNFSGEISPAMIQDCGCEWVILGHPERRTLFQECDELIGQKVAHAQKAGLKIVACVCETKADRDEGLTQQVLAAQMESLAASISDWSRVVVAFEALWASNTGVLATPAQVQEAMAMIREWLRQNVSNDVADSTRLIYAGSVSSGNCEELARLRDVDGFLVGSAALKPDIVDIINAGGSHVSRLISYFSDGGREAISV